Proteins from a single region of Esox lucius isolate fEsoLuc1 chromosome 13, fEsoLuc1.pri, whole genome shotgun sequence:
- the LOC105030224 gene encoding elongation factor 2, with product MVNFTVDQIRAIMDKKSNIRNMSVIAHVDHGKSTLTDSLVCKAGIIAGARAGETRFTDTRKDEQERCITIKSTAISLYYELAANDLAFIKQCKDGSGFLINLIDSPGHVDFSSEVTAALRVTDGALVVVDCVSGVCVQTETVLRQAIAERIKPVLMMNKMDRALLELQLKPEALFSTFQRIVENVNVIIATYGEDEGGPMGSIMVDPMVGTVGFGSGLHGWAFTLKQFAEMYVAKFTAKGEQKTEMNPEERCKKVEDMMKKLWGEKFFDPSCGKFSKSATNAAGEKLPRTFCQLVLDPIFKVFDAIMNFNKETAEKLIKKLDVKLDAEDKEKEGKPLLKAVMRRWLPAGDALLQMITIHLPSPVTAQRYRCELLYEGPGDDEAAMGIKNCDPKAPLMMYISKMVPTSDKGRFYAFGRVFSGMVATGQKVRIMGPNYTPGKKEDLYLKPIQRTILMMGRYTEPIEDVPCGNIVGLVGVDQFLVKTGTISTYEHAHNLRVMKFSVSPVVRVAVECKNPADLPKLVEGLKRLAKSDPMVQCIIEESGEHIVAGAGELHLEICLKDLEEDHAGIPLKKSDPVVSYRETVSDESDQICLSKSPNKHNRLYMKARPFPDGLAEDIDKGEVSARQELKIRARYLAEKYEWEVTEARKIWCFGPDGTGPNILTDVTKGVQYLNEIKDSVVAGFQWASKEGVLCEENMRGVRFDVHDVTLHADAIHRGGGQIIPTARRVIYAAQLTAQPRLMEPVYQVEIQCPEHVVGGIYGVLNRKRGMVFEESQVAGTPIFIVKAFLPVNESFGFTADLRSNTGGQAFPQCVFDHWQILPGDPFDETSRPWQVVADTRKRKGLKEGIPGLDNFLDKL from the exons ATG GTGAACTTTACAGTAGACCAGATCCGCGCGATCATGGACAAGAAGTCCAACATCAGGAACATGTCTGTGATTGCTCATGTGGACCACGGGAAATCCACGCTTACCGACTCCTTGGTGTGCAAGGCTGGCATCATCGCTGGTGCCCGGGCTGGTGAGACACGTTTCACAGACACCAGGAAGGACGAGCAGGAGAGGTGTATCACCATCAAGTCGAC AGCCATTTCTCTATACTATGAGCTGGCTGCGAATGACTTGGCCTTCATCAAACAGTGCAAGGATGGGTCTGGCTTCCTCATTAACCTTATAGACTCTCCGGGCCATGTGGACTTCTCCTCCGAGGTGACCGCTGCTCTCCGCGTCACAGACGGCGCTCTAGTAGTGGTAGACTGTGTCTCAG gtgtgtgtgttcagaccGAGACAGTGCTGAGACAGGCCATCGCTGAGCGGATCAAGCCCGTTCTGATGATGAACAAGATGGACCGGGCCCTTCTAGAGCTGCAACTGAAGCCTGAGGCGCTCTTCTCCACCTTCCAGCGCATCGTGGAGAATGTCAATGTCATCATCGCCACCTATGGGGAGGATGAAGGAGGACCCATGGGCAGCATCATG GTGGACCCAATGGTGGGCACAGTGGGCTTTGGTTCGGGGCTACACGGCTGGGCCTTCACCCTGAAGCAGTTTGCTGAGATGTATGTGGCCAAATTCACAGCCAAGGGAGAACAGAAGACGGAGATGAACCCAGAGGAACGCTGCAAGAAAGTCGAGGACATGATGAAGAAACTTTGGGGGGAAAA GTTCTTCGACCCTTCATGTGGAAAGTTCAGCAAATCAGCCACCAATGCCGCAGGTGAAAAGCTTCCACGCACGTTCTGCCAACTTGTCCTGGATCCCATCTTTAAG GTTTTTGACGCCATCATGAACTTCAACAAAGAGACCGCTGAAAAACTGATTAAGAAACTGGATGTTAAGCTGGATGCtgaagacaaagagaaagaagggaAGCCTTTACTGAAG GCAGTGATGCGCCGCTGGCTGCCAGCAGGGGACGCTCTCCTCCAAATGATCACCATCCACTTGCCCTCCCCCGTCACTGCACAGAGGTACCGCTGTGAGCTGCTCTACGAGGGTCCCGGAGACGATGAGGCCGCTATGG GCATTAAGAACTGTGACCCCAAAGCTCCCCTAATGATGTATATCTCCAAGATGGTTCCCACCAGCGACAAAGGTCGCTTCTATGCCTTTGGCCGGGTCTTCTCTGGCATGGTGGCAACGGGGCAGAAGGTTCGGATAATGGGACCCAACTACACACCTGGCAAAAAGGAAGACCTGTACCTAAAGCCCATTCAGAG AACTATTCTGATGATGGGCCGATACACAGAGCCCATCGAGGACGTTCCTTGCGGCAACATCGTGGGTCTGGTCGGGGTCGACCAGTTCCTGGTGAAGACTGGCACCATCTCCACCTACGAGCACGCCCACAACCTGAGGGTGATGAAGTTCAGCGTCAGCCCTGTGGTCAGGGTGGCCGTGGAGTGCAAGAACCCGGCCGACCTGCCCAAACTGGTGGAGGGCCTGAAACGCCTGGCCAAGTCAGACCCCATGGTCCAG TGTATCATTGAGGAGTCGGGAGAACACATTGTTGCCGGAGCAGGAGAGCTGCATCTGGAGATCtgcctgaaggatctggaagaGGATCATGCTGGGATTCCCCTGAAA AAATCTGACCCAGTAGTGTCTTATCGCGAGACAGTTAGCGATGAATCAGACCAAATCTGCCTGTCCAAATCCCCTAACAAACACAATCGCCTATACATGAAGGCCCGGCCCTTCCCGGACGGCCTGGCCGAGGACATTGACAAGGGGGAGGTAAGCGCCAGACAAGAGCTGAAGATCAGGGCTCGCTACCTGGCAGAGAAGTACGAGTGGGAGGTGACAGAGGCCCGGAAGATCTGGTGCTTTGGCCCCGACGGGACCGGACCCAACATCCTGACGGATGTCACCAAGGGAGTCCAGTACCTCAATGAGATCAAGGACAGTGTGGTGGCAGGGTTCCAGTGGGCCTCCAAGGAA GGCGTCCTGTGTGAGGAGAACATGAGGGGGGTACGCTTCGACGTCCACGATGTGACACTGCACGCCGACGCAATCCACCGAGGGGGCGGGCAGATCATCCCCACGGCACGCCGAGTCATCTACGCTGCTCAGCTCACCGCCCAGCCACGCCTCATGGAACCGGTGTACCAGGTCGAGATCCAG TGCCCAGAGCATGTTGTGGGAGGTATCTACGGCGTGCTGAACAGGAAGAGAGGCATGGTGTTCGAGGAGTCTCAGGTCGCTGGAACGCCAATCTTCATCGTGAAGGCTTTCCTTCCGGTCAATGAATCATTCG GCTTCACAGCAGACCTGAGGTCCAACACAGGGGGTCAGGCCTTCCCTCAGTGTGTGTTCGACCACTGGCAGATCCTGCCGGGTGACCCCTTCGATGAGACCAGCCGGCCGTGGCAGGTCGTGGCGGACACCCGCAAACGCAAAGGCCTGAAAGAGGGCATCCCTGGTCTGGACAACTTCCTGGACAAACTGTAA